The Streptomyces sp. NBC_01276 genome contains the following window.
GCTCTCCTTCGTCGCCTACGCCCTGAGCCTGGCCTGGATGATCTCCCTGCTGGAGCAGGCCCGGCCCCGGCTGCGGCGGCCGGCCCGCTGGGCGGGCACGGTGGTGGCGGCGGCCAGCGCCGTGGAGATGGTGCTGATCACCTGGCAGGTGGTGCGCGGCCGCCAGAGCCACTTCAACCGGGCCACGCCCTTCGATGCCCGCCTGTACGACACGATGGCCGGGACCGTCGTGGTGCTGTGGACGGCGACCCTGGTGATCGCGGTTCTGCTGTTCCGGGCACCCCTCGCCGACCGCGCCGTCGCCTGGGCGATCCGGATCGCCGCGCTCCTCGCCCTGGCCGGGGCCGCGGTGGGCTTCCTGATGACCCCGGCCACTCCCGGACAGCTGGCCGCCGCCCGGGACGGGGCGCCCCCCGTGACCGGTGCGCACGCGGTGGGCGTACCCGACGGCGGGCCGGGAATGCCGCTCACGGGATGGTCGACCACCGGTGGCGACCTGCGCGTCCCGCACTTCTTCGGGATGCACGCCCTCCAGCTGCTGCCGCTGTTCGTCCTGCTCCTGACGGCGCTCGCCGCCCGGTACGCACGGCTGCGCGACGAACGCGTACGGCTGCGGCTGACGCTGGTGGCCGGCGCCACCTGCGCGGCGGTGCTGGCGCTGCTCGTCCGGCAGGCGCAGAGGGGCGTACCGCCGGCCTCCCCGGACGGGCCCACGCTGCTCGCCGGGGCGCTGATCGCGGTGGCCGCCGCCCTCGGCGCGACACTCGCCCTCCGGCTGCGCGGGCCCGCCACGAAGGCGCGTCCGGCGCCGGCGGAGACGGCCCAGCCTGTTGTCAGTGCTCCGTGAGACGCTCGCCACGACCGACAACTCCCATCCGCACCTTCACGGACACATGCGAGGCGAAGACATGACCACGGGGAACGAGAACGCCGCCTACGAGATCCTGCCGGGCGTTCCGGACGTCGCGACCTACCGGATGCTGCGCGGTGCGACCGGGCTCGGCGCCAAGAGCGTCGAGGGTTCGGCGATCGGGCTGCCGAACTCCTGGTACTGCGTCACCGTCGCCCACCACGGCGACACCGTCGGCATGGGGCGGATCGTCGGCGACGGCGGCTGCTTCCTCCAGGTCGTCGACATCTGTGTCCTCCCGGAGCACCAGGGGCAGGGCCTCGGCAAGCTGATCATGGCCGAGCTCACCGCCGAACTGGAGCGGCGCGCGCCCAAGGGGACGTACGTGTCCCTCATGGCCGACGGCGACGCCCGGCACCTCTACGCGAAGTTCGGCTTCGTGGATCCGGCGCCGGCGTCGGTGGGCATGGCCCGTCTGCTCTGAGGCAGGGGCGTCAGGGGCGGCCGGGGGGGCGATGCCGGGCGCGGCCGGCAGCTCGTACGATCATGATCGAAAGCCCGCGCCCGCGCGGGCGCCGTGCACCGAGGAGAGTCAGCCGCATGTGGTCCTGTGAACGCGTCGTCGGATCCGCCCTCGACGTCGATGAGGTCATCGGCCTCTACCGGGCGTCGACGCTCGCCGAGCGCCGCCCGGTCGACGACGTGGAACGCTTCGCGCGGATGCTGGCCGGCGCCAACCTGGTCGTCACGGCCCGCACCGACGAGGGACGTCTCATCGGCATTGCCCGGTCGGTCACCGACGGCGCGTACGCGACCTACCTCAGCGATCTCGCCGTCGACGCCGCCCACCAGTCCAAGGGCGTCGGGCGCGAGTTGATCCGGGTCACCGGCGAAGCCGCCCCGCAGGCCACGATCATCCTGCTCGCCGCCCCGGCGGCCGTCGACTACTACCCCCGGGTCGGGTTCACCGCGCACCACTCCGCCTGGACCCTCGACGGCCCCGAGGAGTGAGGCCGGCGCCCGCCGCGGCGCTCACCCGCGGCACAGGACGGGCACCCGCTGGACGGCGTTGTTGCCGAAGCCCCCGCGGTTCCACACCTGTCCGAGCGGCTGGGTGCGGCCCGCGGCGTCCGTCGCCCGCGCCATCAGGACGTACCGGCCCGGCACGGCCCTCCACACGCCGTGCCAGGCCTGCCACGCCCCGCGGGCCCGGCCGTCCCGCACACCCGGCTCCACCGCGGCGTCCGCCCACGTCCGGCCCCCGTCACAGCTCAGCTCGACGCGGGTGACCGGCCCGTGCCCCGACCAGGCGCGCCCCTCCAGGGGTACGGGGCCCGCGCGCACGACGCGCAGGCGGGACATGAAGTCGGGGAACCCCGGCGGAACCATCAGGGCGCGCGGCGCGATCACCGTCACCGGCTCCCCGGGGTCCTCGGGGTCGCGCCGGTAGCGGTAGGCCACCGCCTGCTGGAAGCCCTCGAAGGGCACGTCGGACAGCGTGATCTCCCGCAGCCACTTCACGTGCGCCATCCCGTACCAGCCCGGCACCACCAGCCGCAGCGGAAACCCGTGCTGCGGCGGCAGCGGCTCGCCGTTCATCGCGTAGGCGAGCAGCACCTCAGGGTCCGTGCCGGCCGCGACGGTCACCGGCAGGCTGCGCGCGTAGTCCTGTTCGACCCCGCGCTCCACGCCGTGGTCGGCCCCCGTGAACACCGCCTCGACGGCCTCCGGCCCCACCCCGGCCTCGGCGAGCACCGTCCGCAGCGGCACCCCGGTCCAGTCGGCCGTGCCCACCCCCTCGACCAGCCAGGGCTGGCTGACGGGCCGGGGCAGCAGCCGTGCCCGGCCGTTGCCCGCGCACTCCATCGTCACCCGGTGCGTCACCGCCGGCAGCGCGCGCAGGGCCGCCAGGTCCAGCGCCAGCGGCCGGCGGACCCGGCCGCCGACCGTCAGCCGCCAGGCGCCGGGGTCCGCGGCCGGGATGTCGTAGTGCACCAGTACGTAGTGCAGGCCGGCCGGCGTGACCTCGTAGCGCAGGGCCTCCAGGGGCAGCCCGTGGTTGCGGGCGGCGAGCGCCAGCTCCTCGGCCCCGATGTCCTCGTCCTCGGCCGCCAGCCGCCCCGGGACGCTGATCCCGCTCAGGGCCGTGTCCATACCCCCATGGTCGCGCGCACCATCCGACCCGGCACCCTGGGACCAGGGTGACGCCTTGCCGATCGGCAGAGTTGAGCGGGCACCGGGATGGGGACGGAAACGGGGATGGGGATGGCGAAGGAGACCGGGGCGGGGCCGGACAGGGAGGGACGGGTCGACAGGGCGCGTGCCCAGGTGTTCGGGGAGGTCGCCGAACTCTACGACGCCTCCCGCCCGGGGTACGCGGACGCGCTGGTGGCCCGGGTGCTGGAGTACGCGGAGCCGGGGGAGCGCCCGGCGCTGGAGGTCGGCGCGGGCACGGGCAAGGCCACGGTGCCGTTCGCCGAGGCGGGCACCGCGCTGGTCTGCGTGGAACCCGATCCGCGCATGGCCGAGGTGCTGCGCCGCAACACCGCCCGCTTCCCCCGGGTACGGGTCGAGGCCGGCGGGTTCGAGGAATGGCGGCGCGACGGGCGCCGCTTCGGGCTCCTGTACGCCGCCACCTCCTGGCACTGGCTCGATCCGGCGCGACGCCTGGACCTGGCCCGCGAGGCGCTCGACCCGGGTGGCGCGCTGGCCCTGTTCTGGAACCCGCAGGGGGTGCGCGACCCGCGGCTGCACACGGCGCTGGCCGAGGTCGACGCCCGCCACGGGATGACGGGGGCGCCGCACGGCGAACTCGCCTCTTCCTACGGTCGGGCACCGGGCGACTGGGCCGGGACGCCGGGCTGGCCGGCGGCCGAGTGCCGGGCCCACGGAGGGTTCACGGACCTGTGCGAGGTCCGTTTCCGCGAGGACCGTTACTACGACACGGACCGCTACCTGGGCTACCTGGCCTCCCTCTCCCGCTACCGGGTCCTGTCCCCGGACCACCGTGAGCGGGTCCTGGCCGACACCGCCGGGGTGCTGGACGCGCACGGCGGGGGCATCGCCATGGAGCACTTCAGCGACCTGCTGCTCGCCCGGACGGCGCCGCCGGTAGGGGACACCGTGTCGTAGCCCGGCGGCGCGGCCCCGATGGGCCGATAGTGGGGCTGTGAACGACAGGTCGAGCAAGAGGGGACAGGCGGGCGGGACCGGGGACCCCGCGTGGTCCGGACGGGCGGGTGCGGAGGCCTTCGCGGCGGTGGAGGCGGCCACGGACTGGCTGCTCGGCTATCCGTTCGTCTTCCGGGCCCTCGCCCGCAGGATCCGCGGCGGTGACGTCCTCGTGGACTACGGATGCGGCCCGGGCACGGTCGCCGACCGCGCGGCCCGGGTGCTGGGAGCCCGGGTGGTGGGAGTGGACACCTCGCCCGAGATGCTGGCGCTGGCCCGGGCCGCGGACACCGCCGTGGTGGAGTTCCACCTGGTCGAGGACGGGCGGGCGACCGGCCTGGCGGACGGCTGCGCGGACGCGGTGATGTGCAACCACGTGATCGCGTCGCTGCCCGACGAAGAGGCCGTCCTCGGCGTCTTCACCGAGATCCGCCGCCTGCTGCGCCCCGGCGCCCCCTGCGTCCTGCTGGCCACCGATCCCGCCTGCACCGGCCGGGAGTACGCCTCCCTGAGGATCGGCGAGCCGGGCGAGGTGTACGGACCGGGCGACGAGCTGACCGTACGGCTGCGGCGCACGGACGGGACCTGGCAGGAGGTGCGCAATCACGCCTGGCCCCCCGGGATCTATCCGGAACTGCTGGAGGGCGCGGGCTTCCGCGAGGTCGTCCAGCAGCACCCCACGGTGGAGGAGGCGCAGTCCCTCGCCGACCCGGACCTCCTGCGCGCCCGCCACTGGACGGCGGAGCGCGAGCGGCCGCCCCTGGTGGTCACCACCGCGCTGGCGGTCTGACCAGCGGAAACCAGCCGGTACCGAACACCCATTTGTCGGCTGATGGTTCGACTTCTGCGGTGTTCCATCGAAAGTCGGACGATCGGCCGGATCGTGTGGGAGTCTGCTGCGCACGCGAGGCGAGAGCGCGCGCATCCGTCACCGGGGAGGTCTCATGCGTGGATCACTGCTGCGTAAATCCCGTGCAGTGCTGGTGGGTTCGGCCATGGCGCTGGGGGTGGTCGGGCTGACGGCCGCTCCGGCCAGTGCCTGGTCGGGCGGGAACGTCTGGGTCAACTTCGGCGACTGGAACTGCCCGGGGGGAGGGTCCGTGATCGGCGTCTACTGGGCGGTGGACGCCTATTCCAGCGGTCCGGCCGGCGGTGACTGGGGCGACAACGTCATCTACCCGCGCGTGCGGGTGGGTTCGGGGTCCTACAACACCCTGAGCTACCAGACGGTGTGCAAGAAGTGGGGCTGGTACCAGTTTCGCGGCGTGGTCGGCTCGCGGACCCTGACCCCGTACAAGTCGGGCCTGAGCTACACCTACTGACCCGGCACCGCCGGAGGCCTCTGCCCGGTCAGCTCGTGGGGATGTGCGCCGGCCGGGGCGTGATCCCCGGGTAGGCCTCCCCGAGCACGGTGTCGAACAGCGTCGTGACGTCGTCCGCCGTCATCCCCTGCTCCCGCGCCTCCCGCATCCACTCCCCGAGCCGGCCCCGCAACGGGGACTCCGGTGCGGTCTGCGGGGTGGCCAGCGAGCGGGTGATGAAGGTGCCCGACCCCTGCCGCACCTCGACCAGCTCCAGCCGTTCCAGTTCGCGGTAGGCCTTGAGGGTGGTGTTCGGGTTCACCTTGGTGGTGGCGGCGACCTGTGCCGCCGTGGGCAGCTTGTCCCCCTCGGTCAGGGCGCCCATGCGGAGCGCCTGCTCCACCTGGTGGACGATCTGGAGGTAGGCGGGCATGCCGCTGCGGCGTTCGATGCGAAACACGACCACGGTGCCCGCCTCCTTGATCCTTCGTGGGTTCTTCCAGCCTAGGGCTTCGACGCCGCCGCGGCGGCCCGCGGCGGTCCCCGGCCCGCGGCGGCCTACAGGGCGCGGCGCCGGGCCCGCCACAGGAGCGCGCCGACGAGCGCGGCGGCGAGTGCGACGAACCCCGCCGCGGCGGCCCACTGCATGCCCGCCATCTGGTCCTTGGTGTAGTGGTCCGCCACCCGGTTGACGATGCCGAGAGCGCTCCGGCAGTTCTCCGGCGCGCTGTCGTGCGCGCAGGTGCCCCAGCCGTAGAGCTTCCCGGACGCGGTCGCGAACCACTCGTCCACCACGACCACGTGGTCGAGCAGGGCGGGCCGTTCGGCGGTGAGCGGGTAGGTGAGCCGCCTGGGGGAGTCGAGCCGGGTCCGGAAGACCCCCGCCGCGATGACCGCGACGCCCGAGACCAGGAAGGTGGCGGCCATGGAGGCCACGGTGCGGCGCAGCAGCGCCCCCGCCAGGATCCCGAGGGAGGTGGTGAACAGGGCAGTGGCGACCCCGGCCGGGCCGGTGACCTCGAACACCGGGTGGTTCAGCCAGTCGTTGGCCGCGAACGGGCCGGCGGAGCGCCACCACCAGGCGTAGAAGAGCCCCAGGACGCCCGTCGTCACGGCGGCGAGGGTCAGGGCGAAGCCCACTTTCCACACCAGCCACCGGGTGCGGGAGAGTGACTGCGTCGTGACGAGCCGCGCGGTGCCGTTCTCCTGATCGGCGGAGATCAGCGGCGCGCCGAGGAACACGCCCAGCAGCACGGGCAGGAAGGCCAGCGAACTGCCCGCGGAATTCAGGTCGTTGGTGATCGCGTTGACGACGTTTCCGTCGATCTCCGCCCCGGGCTTCCCGGGCCAGCCGGCGCCGTGCAGGGCGTCCAGCATCGCTCCGCGCTGGTACACGATCCAGGCCGCGCCGAGGACGGTGGCCGCGGCGCACGCGATGAGGGCCGTACGGTGCTGGCGGGCCATGAGCCAGGCGAGTCCGCGCAG
Protein-coding sequences here:
- a CDS encoding GNAT family N-acetyltransferase, whose product is MTTGNENAAYEILPGVPDVATYRMLRGATGLGAKSVEGSAIGLPNSWYCVTVAHHGDTVGMGRIVGDGGCFLQVVDICVLPEHQGQGLGKLIMAELTAELERRAPKGTYVSLMADGDARHLYAKFGFVDPAPASVGMARLL
- a CDS encoding GNAT family N-acetyltransferase, producing the protein MWSCERVVGSALDVDEVIGLYRASTLAERRPVDDVERFARMLAGANLVVTARTDEGRLIGIARSVTDGAYATYLSDLAVDAAHQSKGVGRELIRVTGEAAPQATIILLAAPAAVDYYPRVGFTAHHSAWTLDGPEE
- a CDS encoding sulfite oxidase produces the protein MDTALSGISVPGRLAAEDEDIGAEELALAARNHGLPLEALRYEVTPAGLHYVLVHYDIPAADPGAWRLTVGGRVRRPLALDLAALRALPAVTHRVTMECAGNGRARLLPRPVSQPWLVEGVGTADWTGVPLRTVLAEAGVGPEAVEAVFTGADHGVERGVEQDYARSLPVTVAAGTDPEVLLAYAMNGEPLPPQHGFPLRLVVPGWYGMAHVKWLREITLSDVPFEGFQQAVAYRYRRDPEDPGEPVTVIAPRALMVPPGFPDFMSRLRVVRAGPVPLEGRAWSGHGPVTRVELSCDGGRTWADAAVEPGVRDGRARGAWQAWHGVWRAVPGRYVLMARATDAAGRTQPLGQVWNRGGFGNNAVQRVPVLCRG
- a CDS encoding trans-aconitate 2-methyltransferase, translating into MAKETGAGPDREGRVDRARAQVFGEVAELYDASRPGYADALVARVLEYAEPGERPALEVGAGTGKATVPFAEAGTALVCVEPDPRMAEVLRRNTARFPRVRVEAGGFEEWRRDGRRFGLLYAATSWHWLDPARRLDLAREALDPGGALALFWNPQGVRDPRLHTALAEVDARHGMTGAPHGELASSYGRAPGDWAGTPGWPAAECRAHGGFTDLCEVRFREDRYYDTDRYLGYLASLSRYRVLSPDHRERVLADTAGVLDAHGGGIAMEHFSDLLLARTAPPVGDTVS
- a CDS encoding class I SAM-dependent methyltransferase; translated protein: MNDRSSKRGQAGGTGDPAWSGRAGAEAFAAVEAATDWLLGYPFVFRALARRIRGGDVLVDYGCGPGTVADRAARVLGARVVGVDTSPEMLALARAADTAVVEFHLVEDGRATGLADGCADAVMCNHVIASLPDEEAVLGVFTEIRRLLRPGAPCVLLATDPACTGREYASLRIGEPGEVYGPGDELTVRLRRTDGTWQEVRNHAWPPGIYPELLEGAGFREVVQQHPTVEEAQSLADPDLLRARHWTAERERPPLVVTTALAV
- a CDS encoding GntR family transcriptional regulator; translated protein: MPAYLQIVHQVEQALRMGALTEGDKLPTAAQVAATTKVNPNTTLKAYRELERLELVEVRQGSGTFITRSLATPQTAPESPLRGRLGEWMREAREQGMTADDVTTLFDTVLGEAYPGITPRPAHIPTS
- a CDS encoding ABC transporter permease yields the protein MSTLTQGASGRRAASVPTRRLRGLAWLMARQHRTALIACAAATVLGAAWIVYQRGAMLDALHGAGWPGKPGAEIDGNVVNAITNDLNSAGSSLAFLPVLLGVFLGAPLISADQENGTARLVTTQSLSRTRWLVWKVGFALTLAAVTTGVLGLFYAWWWRSAGPFAANDWLNHPVFEVTGPAGVATALFTTSLGILAGALLRRTVASMAATFLVSGVAVIAAGVFRTRLDSPRRLTYPLTAERPALLDHVVVVDEWFATASGKLYGWGTCAHDSAPENCRSALGIVNRVADHYTKDQMAGMQWAAAAGFVALAAALVGALLWRARRRAL